The following proteins are co-located in the Lacticaseibacillus paracasei subsp. paracasei genome:
- a CDS encoding YisL family protein, translating to MWLWMHLVSWAVLIIAAGIALFSKTRQFMLWTMITRVCYLVSIVSGIVLIRFAFARNPLLTVVKILIAIGLIGLIEIAFAGKKDHRLSKPIVWSTLAALVLVTVAGFALAQFRPFL from the coding sequence ATGTGGCTCTGGATGCATCTTGTTTCATGGGCAGTTCTAATCATTGCAGCGGGGATCGCTCTTTTTAGCAAGACTCGCCAGTTTATGTTATGGACGATGATCACCCGCGTTTGTTATCTTGTTTCCATTGTGAGCGGCATTGTCTTGATACGCTTTGCTTTTGCGCGCAATCCGTTGTTGACGGTAGTTAAAATTCTAATCGCAATTGGCCTCATCGGCTTAATCGAGATCGCCTTCGCTGGCAAAAAGGACCATCGCCTGAGCAAACCGATTGTGTGGAGCACCCTTGCAGCGTTAGTATTGGTGACAGTCGCCGGATTTGCCTTAGCCCAATTCCGACCGTTCCTATAA
- a CDS encoding DUF1304 domain-containing protein, translating to MSLISTLLVGLLGLLHLTIMALEMFGKPESQAENFSMPLDFVKQPNAQIALKNQGIYNGALAVVMLLSLILLHGIDQLITLRLLTGFVTVVGLYGGATVSKKIYFVQAIPGALACLTLFF from the coding sequence GTGTCACTTATCAGCACCTTACTTGTCGGCTTGCTCGGTTTATTGCATTTGACGATCATGGCCTTGGAAATGTTCGGCAAACCAGAAAGTCAGGCCGAAAACTTCAGCATGCCGCTTGATTTTGTTAAACAACCCAATGCTCAAATTGCATTGAAAAATCAAGGCATCTATAACGGTGCTCTCGCTGTTGTCATGTTGCTCAGCCTAATACTGCTGCACGGCATTGATCAATTGATTACCTTGCGGCTGTTAACCGGCTTTGTCACCGTCGTGGGTCTATACGGCGGCGCGACCGTTAGCAAAAAAATCTACTTTGTGCAAGCAATTCCCGGTGCCCTTGCCTGCCTGACCTTATTCTTTTAA